Proteins from a genomic interval of Sporolactobacillus sp. Y61:
- the gpr gene encoding GPR endopeptidase yields MENALDIKYYGVRTDLAIESGVKKGSGLNGVTMDEKVEDGINITRMRIHPDAAASIRKKPGLYLTFEAKLLRSGDTEAEEKAEKVFARYFAQFLKDLNISHDATCLVVGLGNWKVTPDALGPAVVENVLVTKHLFDLQPQNVQKGYRPVSAITPGVMGVTGIETSDIILGVIEKTKPDFLIAVDALAARSIERVNTTIQVADSGIHPGSGIGNNRKELSRDTLGIPVIAVGIPTVVDAVTITSDVLDLVLRHLGHQMNNTSPSSSLVPSFLPPGRKEDPGSWQMPSKENRAAFLGMVGTLSTEEKEQLIQEALGASGTRLMVTPKEVDFFIEKMGNVLAQGLNAALHSLVNQENVGHFTH; encoded by the coding sequence ATGGAAAACGCTCTGGATATAAAATATTATGGCGTGCGTACAGACCTTGCCATCGAATCAGGTGTAAAAAAGGGTTCAGGACTAAATGGGGTGACAATGGATGAAAAGGTTGAAGATGGAATAAACATAACCCGGATGAGGATTCATCCTGATGCAGCTGCGTCAATTCGAAAAAAACCAGGACTGTATCTGACCTTTGAGGCAAAATTACTGAGGTCCGGAGACACAGAAGCAGAGGAAAAAGCAGAGAAAGTTTTTGCCCGTTACTTTGCGCAATTTCTAAAGGACCTCAATATTTCTCATGATGCCACCTGCCTGGTGGTTGGCCTTGGGAACTGGAAAGTGACCCCGGACGCTCTCGGGCCGGCGGTTGTGGAAAATGTCCTTGTCACGAAGCACCTTTTTGATCTCCAGCCGCAGAATGTGCAAAAAGGATATCGGCCGGTAAGTGCCATAACGCCGGGTGTTATGGGAGTAACAGGAATTGAAACGAGCGATATCATCCTCGGTGTGATCGAAAAGACGAAGCCGGATTTTCTGATTGCTGTTGATGCTCTTGCTGCGCGATCGATTGAACGTGTCAATACAACCATACAGGTTGCTGACAGCGGCATTCATCCCGGCTCAGGAATCGGAAACAACCGTAAGGAGTTAAGCCGGGACACACTCGGTATTCCGGTCATTGCCGTCGGTATCCCGACCGTTGTTGATGCTGTCACGATCACCAGTGATGTGCTGGATCTTGTTCTAAGGCATCTCGGGCACCAGATGAACAATACAAGTCCTTCCAGTTCGCTTGTTCCATCCTTTCTGCCCCCTGGCAGGAAGGAAGACCCCGGATCCTGGCAGATGCCGAGTAAAGAAAACAGGGCTGCCTTTCTTGGCATGGTCGGCACGTTAAGTACAGAGGAAAAAGAACAGCTGATTCAGGAAGCCCTGGGTGCATCAGGTACCCGGCTGATGGTCACACCGAAGGAGGTTGATTTTTTTATTGAGAAGATGGGAAATGTGCTGGCACAGGGACTGAACGCCGCACTTCACAGCCTTGT
- the rpsT gene encoding 30S ribosomal protein S20 yields MPNIKSAIKRVKTSEANRLHNVQIKSAMRTAIRSFNSKVDDQDVEGAKAAFLAATTKVDKAANKGLIHKNKAANEKARLSRKLNGLNA; encoded by the coding sequence ATGCCTAACATTAAATCAGCCATTAAACGCGTAAAAACAAGCGAAGCCAATCGTCTGCACAATGTGCAGATAAAGTCTGCCATGCGCACAGCGATCAGATCATTTAACTCAAAAGTTGATGATCAGGATGTTGAAGGTGCAAAAGCTGCTTTTCTGGCCGCAACGACCAAAGTTGATAAAGCTGCAAATAAAGGTTTGATTCACAAAAATAAGGCAGCCAATGAAAAAGCACGGCTGTCCAGAAAACTGAACGGTCTCAATGCATAA
- the holA gene encoding DNA polymerase III subunit delta, which produces MVKAKNADLSIQKPLAPVYLLFGKQDYLIRLMEKNLINEALEGEDRDFNLSTYDMLKVSLETALEDADTIPFLGEKKAVILENSYFLASERAKPKVEQNPKKLEQYLQNPSPGTVLLLVAPYEKLDRRKKLVKTLEKSARVYELNGLSDHTLYQILSQIVASYGAVYTKSGHEQLVASVGTDLARLASEAGKCALYCGRERPVDREVVLEICSRSLETNVFLLVNKVMQKKTAEALHLVHELISMKEEPLKLLALLERQFRITYQVACYRDAGFTQRSIAGKIGVHPYAVKLAGEQTRLYTPSMLKYALEKCTETDYQIKTGQADKILALELLIHRISETS; this is translated from the coding sequence ATGGTTAAAGCCAAAAACGCTGATTTGTCGATTCAAAAGCCCCTTGCACCCGTCTATCTTCTGTTCGGAAAGCAGGATTATCTGATTCGTCTGATGGAAAAAAATCTGATCAATGAAGCACTTGAGGGCGAAGACCGTGATTTTAATCTATCCACGTATGATATGCTCAAAGTATCACTTGAGACCGCGCTGGAGGATGCTGATACGATTCCTTTTCTGGGTGAAAAAAAGGCAGTCATACTCGAAAATTCCTATTTTCTGGCATCTGAACGAGCCAAGCCGAAAGTGGAACAAAATCCGAAAAAACTGGAACAGTACCTCCAGAATCCTTCGCCCGGGACCGTATTGCTTCTCGTTGCCCCTTATGAAAAACTGGACCGGAGAAAAAAGCTTGTTAAAACTCTTGAAAAATCGGCGCGGGTCTATGAACTGAACGGATTATCCGATCACACTCTGTATCAGATTCTCAGCCAGATTGTTGCTTCGTACGGTGCCGTCTACACAAAAAGCGGTCATGAACAGCTGGTTGCTTCTGTGGGGACAGACCTGGCCCGGCTGGCCAGCGAAGCCGGAAAATGCGCGCTGTACTGTGGACGGGAGCGTCCTGTTGACCGGGAGGTTGTCCTTGAGATCTGTTCAAGATCACTGGAGACAAATGTCTTTTTGCTTGTCAATAAAGTGATGCAGAAAAAGACAGCAGAAGCGCTGCATCTGGTTCATGAACTGATCAGTATGAAAGAGGAGCCGCTTAAGCTGCTCGCCCTCCTGGAGCGGCAATTTCGGATTACCTATCAGGTTGCCTGTTATCGGGATGCGGGGTTTACTCAGAGAAGTATTGCCGGAAAAATCGGTGTGCATCCGTACGCAGTGAAACTTGCGGGCGAACAGACGCGTTTGTATACACCATCTATGTTGAAGTATGCTCTGGAAAAATGTACAGAAACGGATTATCAGATAAAAACGGGACAGGCTGACAAAATTCTTGCCCTTGAACTACTTATTCACAGGATATCAGAGACATCGTGA
- a CDS encoding DNA internalization-related competence protein ComEC/Rec2 produces the protein MITLTSKWHLAAFCACLSAWAAAGTQPAVPLVLLACYGIFLCIRKKFLMLGALTVIGVAVAADVFFFQINASGLSPRQNLLTGKIREIPVIDGDQLRYILETPSHEAVLVTYRIRTETEKEQLKRGLMPGLVCRVSGVLDRPALPTNFYAFNYRDYLEKHHIFRELQADGPPVIIHDRASPVDDLKRFRQHQVDRIYSLFSPTAAGMINALIFGEDQAFDSNLSNAYQLFGLVHLLVVSGMHIAVIFGCLYFVLKRIGMVREHISVLIMFLIPLYAVVTGAEPSVVRSALTACLLLGSVLLKCHKLLITDVLSLSCLMMIFFDPYVVFDIGFQLSFTVTFMVILCAPIINQKYRSPLTRVFMMAVMSELAAFPFAVYQFYQLSFTGFFLSIFFVPFITLIILPVAAVSYFMTLFSVSFAPVMSSFMDSLLLVPHNILLYLYHHPVLDLNYGAMAPWMLACSVVLFAVALILWESRQNKSALCYPIGSFLVVYLLVYGADLINPLGSVTFLDVGQGDSILIRLPHRQGNILIDSGGTPVFSQEKWRIKNHPFEVGRDVVLHELRAMRINKLDVVVLTHRDHDHVGGMESLVGSIPIKSMLVSPYFDPDGKDIAWFERAVREGTQLASVRSRDTFTTGDHPFTVMARLDRSAESNDNSVVIFTELGRKKWLFTGDLSVHGERDLLAQFPALHVDILKLGHHGSRTSTSELLLQSVRPSVGIVSAGKNNRYGHPHAEVLDKLNKYNMRTLRTDRDGAIRFFFNDRQILRIETAAIKD, from the coding sequence ATGATCACGCTGACCTCAAAATGGCATCTGGCAGCTTTTTGTGCCTGCCTGTCGGCCTGGGCCGCAGCAGGAACGCAGCCTGCTGTACCGCTTGTTCTTCTCGCCTGTTACGGAATCTTTCTCTGCATCAGGAAAAAGTTCCTGATGCTGGGCGCTCTGACCGTTATCGGTGTTGCAGTTGCAGCGGATGTCTTTTTTTTCCAAATCAATGCATCCGGTCTCTCTCCACGGCAGAACCTGTTGACCGGTAAAATAAGGGAGATCCCCGTCATTGATGGTGACCAGCTTCGTTACATTCTGGAGACGCCTTCACACGAAGCAGTCCTTGTTACATACAGGATACGTACTGAGACAGAGAAGGAGCAACTAAAGCGCGGACTTATGCCCGGACTCGTCTGCCGCGTATCCGGGGTTCTCGACCGGCCCGCTCTCCCGACAAATTTCTATGCCTTTAATTACAGGGATTATCTTGAAAAGCATCATATTTTCCGGGAACTTCAGGCGGACGGGCCACCGGTGATTATCCACGACCGCGCCTCGCCGGTGGATGACCTGAAACGGTTTCGGCAGCATCAGGTGGACCGGATATACAGTCTGTTTTCACCGACTGCGGCCGGGATGATTAATGCCCTGATTTTCGGGGAAGACCAGGCATTTGATTCGAACCTGTCCAATGCCTATCAATTATTTGGTCTGGTGCACCTGCTTGTCGTCTCGGGGATGCACATTGCCGTCATTTTTGGTTGTCTGTATTTTGTACTGAAAAGAATCGGTATGGTTCGGGAGCATATCTCAGTTCTCATTATGTTTCTGATTCCACTGTATGCGGTTGTTACTGGGGCAGAGCCTTCTGTTGTCAGATCGGCTCTGACTGCCTGCCTGTTACTTGGATCAGTCCTGCTGAAGTGTCATAAACTTCTGATTACGGACGTCCTCAGTCTGTCCTGCCTGATGATGATCTTTTTTGACCCTTATGTCGTGTTTGACATCGGCTTTCAACTATCGTTCACTGTGACTTTTATGGTGATCTTATGTGCCCCGATCATCAATCAGAAATATCGATCCCCACTCACCCGGGTCTTTATGATGGCTGTAATGAGTGAATTAGCTGCTTTTCCATTTGCAGTCTATCAGTTTTATCAGTTGTCATTCACCGGATTTTTTCTCAGCATCTTTTTTGTTCCGTTTATTACTTTAATTATTCTTCCTGTGGCTGCCGTGTCTTATTTTATGACGCTCTTTTCCGTATCGTTTGCTCCGGTCATGTCGTCATTTATGGACAGCCTTCTGCTCGTGCCCCACAATATTCTGCTCTACCTTTACCATCATCCGGTTCTTGACCTGAATTATGGAGCGATGGCCCCGTGGATGCTTGCCTGTTCTGTGGTCTTATTTGCCGTTGCCCTTATTCTGTGGGAAAGTCGGCAGAATAAATCGGCTTTGTGTTACCCCATCGGATCCTTCCTGGTGGTTTATCTTCTGGTATATGGCGCAGATCTGATAAACCCCCTGGGCTCAGTTACTTTTCTTGATGTGGGTCAGGGTGACAGTATCTTGATCCGGCTGCCGCACAGACAGGGAAATATTTTAATTGACAGTGGCGGGACACCGGTTTTTTCTCAGGAGAAATGGCGCATAAAGAATCATCCCTTTGAAGTCGGAAGAGATGTCGTTCTCCATGAGCTGAGAGCGATGCGGATCAATAAACTTGATGTTGTCGTTCTGACACATAGAGATCATGATCACGTCGGTGGTATGGAGAGCCTTGTGGGATCGATACCCATAAAAAGCATGCTTGTCAGTCCATATTTTGACCCGGATGGGAAGGATATCGCATGGTTCGAAAGGGCTGTCCGGGAGGGGACACAACTGGCCTCAGTCAGATCCCGGGATACATTCACAACAGGGGATCATCCATTTACTGTGATGGCCCGTCTGGATCGATCCGCGGAAAGTAATGACAATTCCGTCGTGATCTTTACCGAACTTGGCCGAAAAAAATGGCTGTTCACCGGAGATCTGTCTGTTCACGGTGAAAGAGATTTATTAGCACAATTCCCGGCTTTGCATGTAGATATACTCAAACTCGGGCACCATGGCAGCCGGACATCTACTTCGGAGCTGTTGCTGCAGTCGGTCCGGCCGTCTGTCGGTATCGTTTCAGCAGGTAAAAATAATCGATATGGACACCCGCACGCTGAAGTGCTGGATAAATTGAACAAATACAATATGCGAACGTTGCGAACTGACAGGGACGGAGCCATCCGCTTCTTTTTCAATGACCGGCAGATTCTTCGTATCGAAACGGCGGCGATAAAGGATTAA
- a CDS encoding ComE operon protein 2: MNRLSWDEYFMAQSHLLASRSTCTRLVVGATIVRDKRIIAGGYNGSISGGVHCIDEGCYVVDGHCVRTIHAEMNAILQCAKFGESTDGAEIYVTHYPCLPCSKAIIQAGIRRVYYTNDYRNDPYAGKLYRQAGVEVKKVPFRHIFDRTGKEDEKQLNFVESVLHQLKIHGAGEEELRHFRDQEKRLFHHST, encoded by the coding sequence ATGAACAGACTATCCTGGGATGAATATTTTATGGCGCAAAGTCATTTACTGGCGTCACGCAGTACGTGTACACGGCTTGTGGTCGGTGCGACCATTGTCCGTGACAAACGGATCATCGCCGGAGGCTATAATGGATCTATTTCCGGAGGTGTCCATTGTATTGATGAAGGATGCTACGTCGTGGACGGACACTGTGTACGCACCATTCATGCAGAAATGAATGCCATACTGCAATGTGCCAAATTCGGCGAGTCGACTGACGGTGCGGAGATTTATGTCACGCATTATCCCTGCCTGCCCTGTTCGAAGGCGATTATTCAGGCGGGAATCCGTCGCGTCTATTATACAAATGATTACCGGAATGACCCTTATGCGGGAAAACTGTACCGCCAGGCAGGGGTAGAAGTGAAAAAAGTACCCTTTCGTCATATTTTTGACAGGACAGGTAAAGAGGATGAGAAGCAGCTTAACTTTGTGGAATCCGTGCTTCATCAGCTGAAGATCCACGGGGCAGGGGAAGAAGAGTTGCGCCATTTCAGGGATCAGGAAAAACGGTTATTTCATCACAGCACATGA
- a CDS encoding helix-hairpin-helix domain-containing protein — protein MEKIWRDHKFMIILLIIVACLSLFFAYRHFSGLKAAEALKTQDIFDQTQESKTEEAGRPEQKTPVNEIVVDIKGEVNRPGIYRMKETERVSDAINRAGGLTKKADEDQINLAQKVVDEMVIYIPEKGEKPPEGIPSASTAPAQAPSSGEESPGQKVNVNTADEQTLQNLPGIGPSKAKAIIQYRQEKGPFKSLEELTEVSGIGEKSLEQLKPSATLH, from the coding sequence ATGGAAAAAATATGGAGAGATCACAAGTTCATGATCATTCTGCTGATCATCGTCGCCTGTCTGTCACTTTTTTTCGCGTACAGGCATTTCAGTGGTTTGAAAGCCGCAGAAGCATTAAAGACGCAGGACATTTTTGATCAGACTCAGGAATCGAAAACAGAGGAGGCAGGCCGTCCTGAGCAGAAAACGCCGGTAAACGAAATTGTTGTGGACATCAAAGGTGAGGTAAACCGGCCGGGCATATACCGGATGAAGGAGACAGAAAGGGTCAGTGACGCGATCAACCGGGCGGGAGGATTAACGAAGAAAGCAGACGAGGATCAAATTAATCTGGCACAAAAGGTCGTCGACGAGATGGTTATTTATATTCCGGAAAAGGGGGAAAAGCCGCCTGAAGGTATACCTTCGGCGTCGACAGCTCCGGCTCAGGCGCCTTCGAGTGGTGAAGAAAGTCCGGGACAGAAGGTGAACGTCAACACGGCAGATGAACAGACTTTGCAGAACCTTCCGGGTATCGGGCCATCCAAGGCGAAAGCGATTATTCAATACCGGCAGGAAAAAGGGCCCTTTAAGTCGCTGGAGGAGCTGACAGAAGTTTCCGGCATCGGAGAAAAGTCGCTGGAACAGCTCAAACCCTCTGCAACCCTTCATTGA
- the comER gene encoding late competence protein ComER — protein sequence MRIGVIGTGTIGSLIVGAFINSKSVKPKNIYVMNRTREKALAVAEKFQGVNVCRSAEETIHSSDIIVICVKPLQFFPLLEPLRSLWHTDQLVISVTSPISVPQLEKLIPCQVARVIPSIVNEGLSGNTLVTFGTRMTDFQKFKLWNLLGNFSKPVEINEENIRVASDLSSCGPAFLSFFLEKMIDGAVETTSVSRKEASQLVTEMIIGFGRLLEDNSYSLPELRKKVTVEGGITGVGLNILEQAYHSEFNRLFAATQKKFIEDHQKVDPQFKVLDD from the coding sequence ATGAGGATCGGCGTGATTGGTACCGGAACGATTGGATCGCTGATCGTCGGTGCGTTCATTAACAGTAAATCCGTCAAGCCAAAAAACATATACGTCATGAACCGGACCCGTGAAAAAGCACTTGCTGTGGCTGAAAAATTTCAGGGTGTAAACGTCTGCAGATCCGCGGAAGAGACGATTCATTCGTCAGACATCATTGTGATTTGCGTCAAACCGCTGCAATTCTTTCCATTGCTGGAACCGCTGCGCAGTCTGTGGCATACAGATCAGCTGGTGATATCTGTCACCAGTCCGATATCGGTTCCACAGCTGGAAAAACTGATCCCCTGCCAGGTAGCAAGAGTCATTCCCAGTATTGTGAATGAAGGACTGAGCGGTAACACACTGGTTACGTTTGGTACACGAATGACTGATTTTCAAAAATTTAAGCTTTGGAACCTTTTGGGGAATTTTTCGAAACCTGTTGAGATCAATGAGGAAAATATCCGTGTTGCATCAGATCTGTCCAGCTGCGGTCCTGCATTCCTGTCTTTTTTTCTTGAAAAGATGATTGATGGGGCAGTTGAGACAACATCTGTTTCCCGAAAAGAGGCCAGTCAGCTGGTCACAGAAATGATTATCGGGTTCGGCAGGCTGCTGGAGGATAATTCATATTCTCTTCCTGAACTCAGAAAAAAGGTTACTGTCGAAGGGGGCATCACAGGCGTGGGTCTGAATATTCTGGAACAGGCTTATCATTCCGAATTTAACCGACTGTTCGCAGCAACACAGAAAAAATTCATTGAAGATCATCAGAAAGTAGACCCTCAGTTTAAGGTTCTGGATGATTAA
- the rsfS gene encoding ribosome silencing factor, translated as MNSEEFVKYLAEAADDKKAQDLIMLKMTGISIMADYFIICHGNSEKQVQAIATALKKAAEAKGLTVRRMEGYDQARWILIDMGDVVAHVFHKDERDYYQLEKLWGDAPVYTLEKKPL; from the coding sequence ATGAACAGTGAGGAATTCGTAAAATATCTTGCCGAAGCTGCGGACGATAAAAAAGCTCAGGACCTGATTATGTTAAAAATGACCGGAATTTCTATAATGGCTGATTATTTTATTATTTGCCATGGCAATTCGGAAAAACAGGTACAAGCTATCGCAACTGCGCTGAAAAAGGCTGCGGAGGCTAAAGGTCTGACAGTAAGGCGTATGGAGGGATACGATCAGGCACGCTGGATTCTGATTGATATGGGGGACGTTGTTGCCCATGTCTTTCACAAAGACGAGCGTGACTACTATCAACTGGAAAAATTATGGGGAGATGCCCCTGTTTATACGCTGGAAAAAAAGCCGTTGTAA
- the yqeK gene encoding bis(5'-nucleosyl)-tetraphosphatase (symmetrical) YqeK encodes MKIEEAQSTIREMLPDKRYRHSLGVSETAGKLAARFGADVDKARLAGMLHDIVKYFPDKKLRQLIEQHPDISNEYLLYSNNLWHAPAGAAYVEQTLGVKDRDILNAITYHTTGKKDMTRLEKIIFLADYIEPGRDFPGVEDVRKAAENSLDEAVFEELLRTITHLLDQHQRVYPDTFFAYNDLVGSQNNQ; translated from the coding sequence ATGAAGATTGAAGAAGCTCAGAGCACAATCCGGGAAATGCTTCCTGATAAACGTTACAGGCATTCGCTCGGCGTATCCGAAACCGCCGGAAAGCTCGCTGCGAGGTTTGGAGCGGATGTGGATAAAGCACGTCTTGCAGGAATGCTTCATGACATTGTCAAATATTTTCCTGATAAGAAGTTGAGACAGTTGATTGAGCAGCATCCGGATATTTCCAATGAGTATCTCTTGTATTCGAATAATTTATGGCATGCCCCTGCCGGAGCCGCTTATGTTGAGCAAACACTGGGGGTGAAGGACAGGGACATTCTGAACGCAATCACTTATCATACAACCGGGAAGAAAGATATGACCCGTCTGGAAAAAATTATTTTCCTTGCCGACTATATTGAGCCGGGAAGGGATTTCCCGGGTGTTGAGGATGTCCGGAAAGCGGCAGAAAACAGTTTGGATGAAGCAGTCTTTGAAGAACTGTTGAGAACCATCACGCATCTTCTCGATCAACATCAGCGTGTCTACCCAGATACATTTTTCGCATATAATGATCTTGTCGGTTCCCAAAATAATCAATGA
- a CDS encoding nicotinate-nucleotide adenylyltransferase encodes MKRIGLLGGTFDPPHLAHLLIAEEAMESCALDEVWFMPSYRPPHIQGKTAHTDANDRVEMVRRAIRSNAHFKCSLVEIKRKGLSYTVDTLRELKANEPDNKFYFILGADMVDDLPLWHGIEELRRLTSFIGFQRKGYATGNPAHADVTYIDMPLIDISSSMIRKRLKQGRSCRYLMPDEVIKYIKERRLYED; translated from the coding sequence ATGAAGAGAATAGGACTGCTTGGGGGCACCTTTGATCCGCCGCATCTGGCCCATCTCCTGATTGCCGAAGAAGCCATGGAATCCTGTGCACTTGATGAAGTCTGGTTCATGCCCAGTTACCGGCCCCCTCATATTCAGGGTAAAACAGCCCATACCGATGCGAATGATCGTGTCGAGATGGTCAGGCGGGCAATCAGGAGTAACGCCCATTTCAAATGCTCGCTGGTCGAAATAAAGAGAAAGGGACTTTCTTATACCGTAGATACATTACGGGAACTGAAAGCAAACGAACCTGACAATAAATTTTATTTTATACTGGGAGCAGATATGGTCGATGATCTGCCTCTGTGGCATGGAATAGAAGAATTGCGCAGACTGACTTCTTTTATCGGTTTCCAGCGAAAGGGTTATGCAACTGGAAATCCTGCTCATGCAGACGTTACCTATATCGATATGCCTCTGATTGATATCTCATCAAGTATGATCAGGAAAAGGCTGAAGCAGGGACGCTCCTGCCGTTACCTGATGCCTGATGAAGTGATAAAATATATAAAGGAGAGACGGCTTTATGAAGATTGA
- the yhbY gene encoding ribosome assembly RNA-binding protein YhbY, with translation MLTGKQIKYLKKLAHPLKPVFQIGKSGLQDQLYHELSAVLDKRELIKVSLLQNTFEDVREAGTLCAKKTTSELVQVIGHTFVLYRESEKHRRIELPERRGRKQG, from the coding sequence ATGCTGACTGGAAAACAAATCAAGTATTTAAAAAAACTGGCTCATCCGCTTAAACCAGTCTTTCAGATTGGAAAATCCGGATTACAGGATCAGCTTTATCATGAATTAAGTGCTGTTCTGGATAAAAGAGAATTAATTAAAGTCTCTTTGCTCCAGAATACTTTTGAAGACGTCCGAGAAGCCGGCACGCTCTGTGCGAAGAAGACGACATCGGAACTGGTTCAGGTGATCGGACACACTTTTGTTTTATACAGGGAATCGGAAAAACACAGACGGATTGAACTTCCGGAAAGACGGGGAAGAAAACAGGGATGA
- a CDS encoding YqeG family HAD IIIA-type phosphatase, with translation MLKNFLPDEHVNKILDISPELLIAKGIRGLITDLDNTLVAWNEPRITPALIEWFHSLEKAGIMSMIVSNNSEQRVRTFSDPAGVPYIYRAQKPLPYGFRRAIRKMNLSEDQVVVVGDQIMTDVWGGNKVGAHTILVSPIAQSDAWTTRFNRILERFIMARMRRRGWLKWED, from the coding sequence TTGCTTAAAAATTTTTTGCCAGACGAACACGTAAATAAAATTTTAGATATAAGTCCGGAGTTATTGATCGCAAAGGGGATCAGAGGTTTGATTACAGATCTGGACAATACGCTCGTTGCCTGGAATGAACCACGAATCACACCGGCATTGATTGAGTGGTTTCATTCGCTTGAGAAAGCCGGTATCATGTCCATGATTGTGTCAAATAACAGTGAACAGCGGGTTCGGACTTTTTCTGATCCGGCAGGAGTGCCCTATATTTATCGCGCTCAGAAACCATTGCCTTATGGATTCCGACGGGCCATCCGTAAAATGAATCTCAGTGAAGATCAGGTGGTCGTGGTCGGTGATCAGATTATGACTGATGTGTGGGGCGGTAATAAAGTAGGGGCGCATACTATTCTTGTTTCGCCGATTGCGCAGAGTGATGCATGGACAACCCGGTTCAATCGGATACTTGAGCGTTTTATTATGGCCAGAATGCGTCGGCGTGGCTGGCTGAAGTGGGAGGACTGA
- a CDS encoding sporulation histidine kinase inhibitor Sda yields the protein MENLSDEMLVEAYVKAKKYDLSDEFIKLIEGEISRRKLNRSLHQQQLI from the coding sequence ATGGAAAATCTTTCTGATGAAATGTTGGTTGAAGCTTATGTAAAGGCAAAGAAATATGATTTGAGTGACGAGTTCATTAAACTTATCGAAGGTGAAATCTCCAGAAGAAAGCTTAATCGCTCCCTGCATCAGCAGCAGCTGATCTGA
- a CDS encoding YjcZ family sporulation protein: MSYSGGYGSGFALLVVLFILLIIVGAAYVY; the protein is encoded by the coding sequence ATGAGTTACTCAGGCGGTTATGGATCAGGATTTGCATTGCTTGTTGTTCTGTTTATTCTGCTAATCATTGTCGGAGCAGCATACGTGTATTAA
- the sigK gene encoding RNA polymerase sporulation sigma factor SigK, which yields MLSVATGMACMFKQILLLVSYVKNNAFPQPLSPSEEQEYLRLMAEGDQDARNKLIEHNLRLVAHIVKKFNNTKEDTDDLISIGTIGLIKAIESYSSGKGTKLATFAARCIENEILMHLRGLKKTRKDVSLNDPIGQDKEGNAISLIDILKSRNKDIVDEISLILETKKIYGALDVLDTREREVIIDRFGLNNQDELTQREIAEKLSISRSYVSRIEKRALMKLFYEIYRRPGR from the coding sequence ATGCTTTCAGTCGCTACCGGAATGGCCTGCATGTTTAAACAGATTCTGCTGCTTGTTTCTTATGTAAAGAACAATGCTTTCCCGCAACCCCTGTCACCTTCTGAAGAACAGGAATATCTGCGTCTGATGGCAGAAGGAGATCAGGACGCACGCAACAAATTAATTGAACACAATCTCCGCCTTGTCGCCCATATTGTCAAAAAGTTCAACAATACCAAAGAAGATACGGACGATCTGATATCCATCGGCACGATCGGGCTGATTAAAGCTATTGAAAGTTATTCAAGTGGAAAAGGGACGAAACTGGCGACATTTGCCGCCAGATGTATAGAAAATGAAATACTGATGCATTTACGGGGGCTGAAAAAGACGCGGAAGGACGTTTCTCTGAATGACCCGATTGGTCAGGATAAGGAAGGAAATGCGATCTCTCTGATCGATATTCTGAAGTCGAGAAACAAAGATATTGTCGATGAAATTTCACTGATTCTGGAAACAAAAAAAATTTACGGGGCCCTGGATGTACTGGATACGCGGGAAAGAGAGGTCATCATCGACAGATTCGGACTGAATAATCAGGATGAACTCACGCAGCGCGAAATCGCAGAAAAACTGTCCATTTCCCGCAGTTATGTCTCCCGAATTGAAAAAAGAGCGCTGATGAAACTTTTTTATGAAATATACCGCAGGCCGGGTCGTTAA